The following coding sequences lie in one Zingiber officinale cultivar Zhangliang chromosome 2B, Zo_v1.1, whole genome shotgun sequence genomic window:
- the LOC122045810 gene encoding probable protein phosphatase 2C 78, with protein MLRSFVRPLDRCFGRIGGGDGLMWHMDLKPHSSGEFSIAVVQANSSLEDQGQVLTSPSATFVGVYDGHGGPEASRFVSNHLFLHLDRFASEQGGVSVEVIRKAFDATEKEFTHLVKRSWPLRPQMASVGSCCLVGAITGDTLFVANLGDSRAVLGCRAMNRKAVVAERLSTDHNVAVEEVRRELAELHPDDKHIVVHTRGVWRIKGIIQVSRSIGDVYLKIPGFSRDPLFQQFVAPLPLKRPVITAEPSIQIRKLTPHDLFLIFASDGLWEQLSDKAVVDLVSNNPRAGIAKRLIHAALNEAARKQEMRYDDIKKIEKDGRRHIHDDITVIVIYLDQNQQGSHPKFRGSHYDCTDTPADVYSSNSDELEEVVGGI; from the exons ATGTTGCGCTCCTTCGTCAGACCGCTGGACCGGTGCTTTGGGAGGATCGGCGGTGGAGATGGGTTGATGTGGCATATGGACCTGAAACCCCATTCGTCCGGCGAGTTCTCCATCGCAGTCGTGCAAGCGAACAGCTCCCTCGAGGACCAGGGTCAGGTGCTGACCTCACCTTCCGCTACCTTCGTCGGCGTCTACGACGGCCACGGCGGCCCCGAGGCGTCTCGCTTTGTTAGCAATCACCTCTTCCTCCATCTCGATC GGTTTGCTTCGGAGCAAGGCGGCGTATCGGTGGAGGTGATCAGGAAAGCCTTCGACGCGACAGAGAAGGAGTTCACGCACCTGGTGAAGCGGTCCTGGCCGTTGCGGCCTCAGATGGCGTCGGTGGGATCCTGCTGCCTCGTCGGCGCCATCACCGGTGACACACTCTTCGTGGCCAATTTGGGGGATTCCCGCGCCGTGCTTGGCTGCCGGGCCATGAACAGGAAGGCCGTGGTGGCCGAGCGGCTGTCGACCGACCACAATGTTGCCGTGGAGGAAGTCAGGAGGGAGCTCGCCGAGCTGCATCCTGACGATAAGCACATCGTCGTACACACCCGCGGCGTCTGGCGAATTAAAGGAATCATTCAG GTCTCGAGGTCTATCGGGGATGTCTACCTCAAGATTCCAGGGTTCAGTAGAGATCCCTTATTCCAGCAGTTCGTCGCACCTCTTCCCTTAAAGAGACCGGTCATCACCGCAGAGCCATCGATTCAGATCCGCAAGCTCACGCCGCACGACTTGTTTCTCATATTCGCATCGGATGGACTCTGGGAGCAGCTAAGTGACAAAGCTGTAGTAGACTTAGTATCCAATAACCCCAGAGCA GGCATCGCAAAGCGATTGATCCACGCAGCCCTAAACGAGGCCGCGAGGAAGCAGGAGATGAGATACGATGATATAAAGAAGATTGAAAAGGATGGGAGGCGGCACATTCATGACGACATTACAGTGATAGTGATCTATCTCGATCAGAACCAACAAGGGAGCCATCCCAAGTTCAGAGGCAGCCATTATGACTGCACTGATACTCCTGCCGACGTCTACTCGTCCAATTCCGATGAATTGGAAGAAGTTGTTGGGGGAATTTGA
- the LOC122045813 gene encoding E3 ubiquitin-protein ligase At3g02290-like, producing MGCVSCCLRENTLEDQEHQIRGCLHLYRYVQLYFDLCHSVIQSGVPRVVPSNDHATLPLVPISQVNTEDNNTAILLSQHTSVSVRHEKVAKIQPDRKEQNGSTDEERSNTCHSGSLQPSPRMTDGVTCLYPSSYDEDACPICLEEYTTENPRSTLQCSHQFHLCCVYEWMERSDACPFCSELMLFKEDV from the exons ATGGGTTGTGTGTCTTGCTGTTTGCGCGAGAATACCTTGGAAGATCAAGAACATCAAATTAGAGGATGTCTCCATCTCTACAGATACGTTCAGCTCTATTTTGATCTG TGCCATTCAGTGATCCAGAGCGGAGTTCCAAGAGTCGTGCCATCAAATGATCATGCAACACTTCCTCTAGTTCCTATTTCCCAAGTCAATACTGAAGATAACAATACTGCCATTCTTCTGTCCCAGCACACATCTGTGTCAGTCAGACATGAAAAGGTTGCGAAGATTCAACCTGACCGAAAGGAGCAAAATGGATCCACCGACGAAGAGAGATCCAACACATGCCACTCTGGGAGTTTGCAGCCTTCGCCAAGAATGACTGATGGAGTAACATGTTTGTATCCATCATCTTACGATGAAGATGCATGTCCAATTTGCCTCGAGG AATACACTACTGAAAATCCAAGGAGTACTTTGCAGTGTTCCCATCAGTTCCACCTTTGCTGTGTATATGAGTGGATGGAGAGAAGCGATGCCTGCCCATTCTGTAGCGAG TTAATGTTATTTAAAGAAGATGTCTGA
- the LOC122045812 gene encoding PI-PLC X domain-containing protein At5g67130-like isoform X2, which yields MGLLSSCFLLLLLAASFGASIACSNGECQLLDGCSSDSDCQAGLYCFSCGLFNSVCVRQTASDQFKIVNTSLPFNKYAFLTTHNSFAITGEPSRTGIPRITFANQEDNVTQQLNNGVRALMLDTYDFEGDIWLCHSNGGECNAFTAFEPAIDTMKEIETFLSLNPSEIVTLILEDYVKTPNGLTKLFNDSGLLKYWFPVSNMPTNGQDWPFVSDMVAKNQRLIVFTSRKSKQDTEGIAYQWNYMVENQYGDGGIKAGTCFNRAESAPLNDTNKSLVLVNYFPSTPIRQIACEHNSEPLFDMLITCHGVASNRWANFVAVDFYKRSDGGGVFEATDMLNGKLLCGRSDVHLCTAGSPS from the exons ATGGGTCTCCTCAGTAGCtgtttccttcttctccttttggcGGCCTCCTTCGGCGCTTCAATTGCCTGTTCCAATGGAGAATGCCAG TTACTTGATGGTTGCTCTTCGGACAGTGATTGCCAGGCAGGTTTGTATTGTTTCTCCTGCGGCCTCTTTAATTCAGTGTGTGTGCGACAAACTGCATCGGATCAATTCAAGATTGTG AATACCTCCTTGCCCTTTAATAAATATGCATTTCTCACAACCCACAATTCTTTTGCCATTACTGGAGAACCTTCTCGAACAGGAATCCCACGAATTACATTTGCAAATCAAGAGGACAACGTCACTCAACAATTAAAC AATGGTGTTAGAGCTTTAATGTTAGACACATATGACTTTGAAGGTGACATATGGTTGTGCCATTCAAATGGTGGAGAATGCAATGCTTTTACCGCTTTT GAACCAGCTATAGATACTATGAAGGAAATTGAGACATTCTTGTCTTTGAATCCATCAGAAATTGTCACATTGATCTTAGAAGACTATGTTAAGACTCCAAATGGATTAACAAAACTTTTCAATGATTCGGGTTTGCTGAAATACTGGTTCCCAGTTTCCAACATGCCCACAAATGGTCAAGACTGGCCTTTTGTAAGTGACATGGTTGCAAAAAACCAGCGTTTGATTGTCTTTACGTCTAGAAAATCCAAGCAAGATACAGAAGGGATAGCCTATCAGTGGAACTACATGGTTGAAAACCAGT ATGGAGATGGTGGCATTAAAGCTGGGACATGCTTCAACCGTGCTGAATCTGCTCCTCTAAATGACACAAACAAATCTCTTGTACTAGTTAATTATTTCCCCTCAACACCAATTCGGCAAATTGCATGTGAGCACAACTCCGAGCCACTCTTTGATATGCTAATTACATGCCATGGTGTAGCAAGCAACCGATGGGCAAACTTTGTGGCGGTTGATTTTTACAAG AGAAGCGATGGAGGAGGAGTGTTTGAGGCAACAGATATGCTTAATGGGAAATTGCTATGTGGACGTTCTGATGTTCATTTATGTACC GCCGGCTCTCCTTCATGA
- the LOC122045812 gene encoding PI-PLC X domain-containing protein At5g67130-like isoform X1, with amino-acid sequence MRVSRACSSSKRTTFLSRMGLLSSCFLLLLLAASFGASIACSNGECQLLDGCSSDSDCQAGLYCFSCGLFNSVCVRQTASDQFKIVNTSLPFNKYAFLTTHNSFAITGEPSRTGIPRITFANQEDNVTQQLNNGVRALMLDTYDFEGDIWLCHSNGGECNAFTAFEPAIDTMKEIETFLSLNPSEIVTLILEDYVKTPNGLTKLFNDSGLLKYWFPVSNMPTNGQDWPFVSDMVAKNQRLIVFTSRKSKQDTEGIAYQWNYMVENQYGDGGIKAGTCFNRAESAPLNDTNKSLVLVNYFPSTPIRQIACEHNSEPLFDMLITCHGVASNRWANFVAVDFYKRSDGGGVFEATDMLNGKLLCGRSDVHLCTAGSPS; translated from the exons ATGAGAGTAAGCCGTGCATGTTCATCTTCTAAAAGAACGACCTTTCTTTCAAG aATGGGTCTCCTCAGTAGCtgtttccttcttctccttttggcGGCCTCCTTCGGCGCTTCAATTGCCTGTTCCAATGGAGAATGCCAG TTACTTGATGGTTGCTCTTCGGACAGTGATTGCCAGGCAGGTTTGTATTGTTTCTCCTGCGGCCTCTTTAATTCAGTGTGTGTGCGACAAACTGCATCGGATCAATTCAAGATTGTG AATACCTCCTTGCCCTTTAATAAATATGCATTTCTCACAACCCACAATTCTTTTGCCATTACTGGAGAACCTTCTCGAACAGGAATCCCACGAATTACATTTGCAAATCAAGAGGACAACGTCACTCAACAATTAAAC AATGGTGTTAGAGCTTTAATGTTAGACACATATGACTTTGAAGGTGACATATGGTTGTGCCATTCAAATGGTGGAGAATGCAATGCTTTTACCGCTTTT GAACCAGCTATAGATACTATGAAGGAAATTGAGACATTCTTGTCTTTGAATCCATCAGAAATTGTCACATTGATCTTAGAAGACTATGTTAAGACTCCAAATGGATTAACAAAACTTTTCAATGATTCGGGTTTGCTGAAATACTGGTTCCCAGTTTCCAACATGCCCACAAATGGTCAAGACTGGCCTTTTGTAAGTGACATGGTTGCAAAAAACCAGCGTTTGATTGTCTTTACGTCTAGAAAATCCAAGCAAGATACAGAAGGGATAGCCTATCAGTGGAACTACATGGTTGAAAACCAGT ATGGAGATGGTGGCATTAAAGCTGGGACATGCTTCAACCGTGCTGAATCTGCTCCTCTAAATGACACAAACAAATCTCTTGTACTAGTTAATTATTTCCCCTCAACACCAATTCGGCAAATTGCATGTGAGCACAACTCCGAGCCACTCTTTGATATGCTAATTACATGCCATGGTGTAGCAAGCAACCGATGGGCAAACTTTGTGGCGGTTGATTTTTACAAG AGAAGCGATGGAGGAGGAGTGTTTGAGGCAACAGATATGCTTAATGGGAAATTGCTATGTGGACGTTCTGATGTTCATTTATGTACC GCCGGCTCTCCTTCATGA